A genomic region of Anopheles coustani chromosome 3, idAnoCousDA_361_x.2, whole genome shotgun sequence contains the following coding sequences:
- the LOC131259846 gene encoding proton-coupled amino acid transporter-like protein CG1139, which translates to MASTETLTQVSSAGADGQFKKASEEEYDPYQHRSVDKPISTVGTFIHVMKGAMGIGILSMPYAIRNGGLVFGVIGTFLLGLLYSYCVHLLVGTAYKICKRDRVPMLTYAQTVDRAFALGPVRTRPLGKILKTFIDYYFMITFAPMVYMVFVGTTLHDVINSRTDLDWDVRIYILMAAIPAIVITQVREIKYLVPFSAIATTLIIANVVISLYYIFREPLSTDDRDLFPTFSSLTKFLGSAFFAFDATVLIFPVSNQMKNPQHYLGCPGIVNVNNICLGFLYSFLGLMGYLRYGDAIQGAITLNFPTEENLALIVQVLSAVALLFSIGIFFYVPQEIIWRKLHRRVKPQWHMIVQSFIRLLYLAAIVGIACGIPDIGTFVGMIGSMFNPILDLWFPVLVDTVFRWPSDFGWMKWRLVKNILMAAFGSFVMITGTIFSVKDIIELYD; encoded by the exons ATGGCATCGACGGAAACGTTGACCCAGGTCAGCTCTGCTGGTGCGGATggtcaatttaaaaaagcatCAGAAGAGGAATATGACCCATACCAGCATCGTAGTGTCGACAAACCGATCTC CACAGTTGGAACGTTCATACATGTGATGAAAGGAGCCATGGGAATCGGGATCTTATCGATGCCGTACGCCATACGGAATGGAGGACTCGTTTTTGGAGTTATCGGAACGTTCCTTCTAGGATTACTCTATTCATATTGTGTGCATCTACTA GTCGGTACCGCATATAAAATCTGCAAAAGAGATCGTGTCCCTATGCTGACATATGCTCAAACAGTTGATCGTGCGTTTGCCCTAGGTCCAGTCAGGACGAGGCCGTTGGGCAAAATATTGAA aacTTTTATCGATTACTACTTCATGATTACGTTTGCGCCCATGGTTTATATGGTCTTCGTCGGTACCACTCTACACGACGTTATCAACAGTAGAACTGATCTTGACTGGGACGTTCGCATCTATATTTTAATGGCCGCGATACCAGCGATTGTGATAACCCAAGTGAGGGAGATCAAATATCTGGTCCCCTTCTCGGCCATCGCGACGACGTTGATCATTGCCAATGTCGTGATTTCCTTATATTACATCTTTAGAGAACCTCTTTCTACTGACGATCGGGACCTATTTCCAACATTTAGTTCGTTGACGAAATTCCTCGG ATCAGCATTTTTTGCGTTCGATGCAACTGTACTTATTTTTCCCGTTTCAAATCAGATGAAAAATCCTCAGCATTACCTCGGCTGCCCGGGAATTGTGAATGTCAACAATATTTGCTTGGGATTCTTGTATAGCTTTCTTGGGCTGATGGGATACCTCCGTTACGGCGATGCAATTCAGGGCGCTATCACGCTAAACTTCCCAACCGAAGAAAA CTTGGCGTTAATCGTCCAAGTCCTGTCGGCCGTTGCACTTCTCTTCTCGATtggcatatttttttatgtcccACAAGAAATCATATGGCGTAAGCTGCATCGCCGAGTTAAACCACAGTGGCACATGATCGTGCAGTCGTTCATTAGGTTGTTATATTTAGCAGCGATCGTTGGCATTGCGTGTGGAATTCCAGATATCGGAACTTTCGTTGGAATGATCGGATCCATGTTCAACCCTATCTTAGACCTCTGGTTTCCTGTACTGGTCGACACCGTTTTCCGATGGCCTTCAGACTTTGGTTGGATGAAGTGGCGGTTGGTAAAGAACATTTTGATGGCTGCATTTGGATCATTTGTTATGATAACCGGGACTATATTCAGCGTAAAAGACATCATTGAGCTATATGATTAG